The following coding sequences lie in one Carassius carassius chromosome 1, fCarCar2.1, whole genome shotgun sequence genomic window:
- the LOC132153410 gene encoding tumor necrosis factor receptor superfamily member 17-like isoform X2 — translation MTETIILLIVMEKRACAPGSQWDSLLKYCVSHRSLGLTPSEAPPLVLKPVQSSRGLDESSSSSSISPSVWICVGLLVSVSVLVLLLWFIIYRRHTRTSQSTGEKDSTPQTPTTTEQDEETLSTWPHVNGQTQEIPIKEGACGRSLCNGWAEHGLPLPATELGDSALVTTKTGQSV, via the exons TTCTGCTGATAGTGATGGAGAAGAGAGCATGTGCTCCTGGTTCTCAGTGGGATTCTCTGCTCAAGTATTGCGTCTCCCACAGATCCCTGGGACTGACGCCATCAG AGGCTCCTCCGCTGGTGCTGAAGCCGGTGCAGAGCAGCAGAGGTCTGGACGAGTCCTCGTCCTCGTCCTCCATCAGCCCTAGCGTGTGGATCTGTGTTGGGCTGCTCGTGAGTGTGTCGGTTCTGGTGCTTCTGCTTTGGTTCATCATCTACAGACGCCACACCAGGACCTCACAGAGCACAG GTGAAAAGGACTCTACGCCCCAAACCCCGACAACCACAGAACAGGACGAGGAGACCCTGTCAACTTGGCCGCATGTCAATGGCCAGACACAGGAAATCCCAATCAAAGAGGGAGCCTGTGGGCGGAGCCTGTGTAATGGATGGGCAGAGCATGGGCTGCCACTTCCTGCCACAGAACTGGGAGACTCCGCCCTCGTCACCACTAAAACCGGACAATCTGTGTAA
- the LOC132153410 gene encoding tumor necrosis factor receptor superfamily member 13C-like isoform X3: MEKRACAPGSQWDSLLKYCVSHRSLGLTPSEAPPLVLKPVQSSRGLDESSSSSSISPSVWICVGLLVSVSVLVLLLWFIIYRRHTRTSQSTAGEKDSTPQTPTTTEQDEETLSTWPHVNGQTQEIPIKEGACGRSLCNGWAEHGLPLPATELGDSALVTTKTGQSV, encoded by the exons ATGGAGAAGAGAGCATGTGCTCCTGGTTCTCAGTGGGATTCTCTGCTCAAGTATTGCGTCTCCCACAGATCCCTGGGACTGACGCCATCAG AGGCTCCTCCGCTGGTGCTGAAGCCGGTGCAGAGCAGCAGAGGTCTGGACGAGTCCTCGTCCTCGTCCTCCATCAGCCCTAGCGTGTGGATCTGTGTTGGGCTGCTCGTGAGTGTGTCGGTTCTGGTGCTTCTGCTTTGGTTCATCATCTACAGACGCCACACCAGGACCTCACAGAGCACAG CAGGTGAAAAGGACTCTACGCCCCAAACCCCGACAACCACAGAACAGGACGAGGAGACCCTGTCAACTTGGCCGCATGTCAATGGCCAGACACAGGAAATCCCAATCAAAGAGGGAGCCTGTGGGCGGAGCCTGTGTAATGGATGGGCAGAGCATGGGCTGCCACTTCCTGCCACAGAACTGGGAGACTCCGCCCTCGTCACCACTAAAACCGGACAATCTGTGTAA
- the LOC132153410 gene encoding tumor necrosis factor receptor superfamily member 13C-like isoform X1, producing the protein MTETIILLIVMEKRACAPGSQWDSLLKYCVSHRSLGLTPSEAPPLVLKPVQSSRGLDESSSSSSISPSVWICVGLLVSVSVLVLLLWFIIYRRHTRTSQSTAGEKDSTPQTPTTTEQDEETLSTWPHVNGQTQEIPIKEGACGRSLCNGWAEHGLPLPATELGDSALVTTKTGQSV; encoded by the exons TTCTGCTGATAGTGATGGAGAAGAGAGCATGTGCTCCTGGTTCTCAGTGGGATTCTCTGCTCAAGTATTGCGTCTCCCACAGATCCCTGGGACTGACGCCATCAG AGGCTCCTCCGCTGGTGCTGAAGCCGGTGCAGAGCAGCAGAGGTCTGGACGAGTCCTCGTCCTCGTCCTCCATCAGCCCTAGCGTGTGGATCTGTGTTGGGCTGCTCGTGAGTGTGTCGGTTCTGGTGCTTCTGCTTTGGTTCATCATCTACAGACGCCACACCAGGACCTCACAGAGCACAG CAGGTGAAAAGGACTCTACGCCCCAAACCCCGACAACCACAGAACAGGACGAGGAGACCCTGTCAACTTGGCCGCATGTCAATGGCCAGACACAGGAAATCCCAATCAAAGAGGGAGCCTGTGGGCGGAGCCTGTGTAATGGATGGGCAGAGCATGGGCTGCCACTTCCTGCCACAGAACTGGGAGACTCCGCCCTCGTCACCACTAAAACCGGACAATCTGTGTAA